A section of the Jaculus jaculus isolate mJacJac1 chromosome 6, mJacJac1.mat.Y.cur, whole genome shotgun sequence genome encodes:
- the LOC101617608 gene encoding histone H2A type 3, which translates to MSGRGKQGGKARAKAKSRSSRAGLQFPVGRVHRLLRKGNYSERVGAGAPVYLAAVLEYLTAEILELAGNAARDNKKTRIIPRHLQLAIRNDEELNKLLGRVTIAQGGVLPNIQAVLLPKKTESHHKAKGK; encoded by the coding sequence ATGTCCGGTCGCGGCAAGCAGGGCGGTAAGGCGCGCGCAAAGGCCAAGTCGCGGTCGTCTCGCGCTGGCCTGCAGTTTCCGGTGGGCCGTGTGCACCGGCTGCTGCGCAAGGGCAACTACTCGGAGCGCGTGGGCGCCGGCGCGCCCGTCTACCTGGCTGCAGTGCTCGAGTACCTGACGGCCGAGATCCTGGAGCTGGCGGGCAACGCGGCCCGCGACAACAAGAAGACGCGCATCATCCCGCGCCACCTGCAGCTGGCCATCCGCAACGACGAGGAGCTCAACAAGCTGCTGGGCCGCGTGACGATCGCGCAGGGCGGCGTGCTGCCCAACATCCAGGCCGTGCTGCTGCCCAAGAAGACCGAGAGCCACCACAAGGCCAAGGGCAAGTGA
- the LOC101617310 gene encoding histone H2B type 3-B, with translation MPDPSKSAPAPKKGSKKAVTKSQKKDGKKRKRGRKESYSIYVYKVLKQVHPDTGISSKAMGIMNSFVNDIFERIASEASRLAHYNKRSTITSREVQTAVRLLLPGELAKHAVSEGTKAVTKYTSSK, from the coding sequence ATGCCTGATCCGTCCAAATCggctccagcccccaagaagggCTCCAAGAAAGCCGTTACCAAGTCGCAGAAGAAGGATGGGAAGAAACGAAAGCGCGGCCGCAAGGAGAGCTACTCCATCTACGTGTACAAGGTGCTGAAGCAGGTGCATCCCGACACGGGCATCTCGTCCAAGGCCATGGGCATCATGAACTCGTTCGTGAACGACATCTTCGAGCGCATCGCCAGCGAGGCCTCCCGCCTGGCGCATTACAACAAGCGCTCGACCATCACGTCCCGCGAGGTGCAGACGGCCGTGCGCCTGCTGCTGCCCGGGGAGCTGGCCAAGCACGCCGTGTCCGAGGGCACCAAGGCCGTCACCAAGTACACCAGCTCCAAGTGA